The following coding sequences are from one Gemmatimonadota bacterium window:
- a CDS encoding NTP transferase domain-containing protein, with translation MQVIIPTAGKGTRLRPHTHLIPKPMLKVAGRPVMDWVMDKLVGLDVEELIFITGHLKDQVEAHARSSYAIPSRFIEQKVQDGTAGAINLARPFIHGPVMIIFVDTVFEADLSLAETVDADGIIWAKEVEDYQRFGVVVTDADGYMTKIVEKPSEPISKLANIGLYFIRDVEALWAGIDAVLAAPANKGEYYLTDAFQHMIEHGKKIRTAEVGGWYDCGQLETTIETNGILLAQGAAKHGPVGADVRIVEPVLIEPGCTLERCTIGPNVTLEAGTTVRDSTLANAIVGPGCTIERSTLDQVMLGEKAKVIGFTGSGSFGAHTEVHGA, from the coding sequence ATGCAGGTGATCATTCCGACCGCAGGGAAGGGCACTCGGCTCCGGCCGCACACGCACCTCATTCCGAAGCCGATGCTGAAGGTCGCCGGCCGCCCGGTCATGGACTGGGTGATGGACAAGCTCGTCGGCCTCGACGTCGAGGAGCTCATCTTCATCACGGGGCACCTCAAGGACCAGGTCGAGGCGCACGCGCGGAGCAGCTATGCCATCCCCTCGCGCTTCATCGAGCAGAAGGTCCAGGACGGCACGGCCGGGGCGATCAACCTCGCGCGGCCGTTCATCCACGGCCCGGTGATGATCATCTTCGTCGACACCGTCTTCGAGGCTGACCTCTCGCTGGCGGAGACGGTGGACGCCGACGGGATCATCTGGGCCAAGGAAGTCGAGGACTACCAGCGCTTCGGCGTGGTGGTGACCGATGCCGACGGCTACATGACGAAGATCGTCGAGAAGCCGAGCGAGCCGATCTCGAAGCTCGCCAACATCGGCCTCTACTTCATTCGCGATGTCGAGGCGCTCTGGGCCGGGATCGACGCAGTCCTTGCCGCACCGGCGAACAAGGGCGAGTACTACCTGACCGACGCGTTCCAGCACATGATCGAGCACGGCAAGAAGATCCGCACCGCCGAAGTCGGCGGTTGGTACGACTGCGGCCAGCTCGAGACCACCATCGAGACCAACGGCATCCTCCTCGCGCAGGGCGCGGCGAAGCACGGCCCGGTCGGCGCCGACGTGCGGATCGTCGAGCCGGTGCTGATCGAGCCCGGCTGCACGCTGGAGCGCTGCACCATCGGGCCCAACGTGACGCTCGAGGCCGGCACGACGGTGCGCGATTCCACCCTGGCCAATGCCATCGTCGGCCCGGGGTGCACCATCGAGCGGAGCACGCTCGACCAGGTGATGCTGGGCGAGAAGGCCAAGGTCATCGGCTTCACCGGCTCCGGCAGCTTCGGGGCGCATACCGAGGTGCACGGCGCATGA
- a CDS encoding MFS transporter produces MRGLSLVSGLNDASSEMVYPLLPALIVTTLGGSATSLAALDGLADLTAALLRLPAGKLADRRERRPLLVLGGYGIAAAARALIAVASSVGMVIGLRMTDRVGKGLRSPGRDAMLAEAVPAAQRGRAFGFHRAFDHGGAVVGSLLGWALLQYAGLTPRAVIGWSVVPGVLAILMLWWTLRGREAPVAEAPLAPPVSGSAERAATAAFWPPILALTLLVVSRLPETLLLLHLQQHGVALALIPLAWAGLHVVRSASAYPAGWLVDRVGERGVVVLSGSLAALGAWALGEARTPVAMMAVFLAFGLVTGIGEPAEKSTVARLAPKGAGSAFGQAQAVTGVTSLAAALLFGMVVDAQGTAAALWLSAVAGVAATIGWWLVTAPQNK; encoded by the coding sequence GTGCGCGGGCTTTCGCTGGTCTCGGGGCTCAACGACGCCTCGAGTGAAATGGTCTACCCGCTCCTTCCCGCCCTCATCGTCACCACACTGGGCGGGTCGGCCACCTCCCTCGCCGCCCTCGATGGTCTCGCGGACCTGACCGCCGCGCTGCTCCGCCTCCCGGCGGGGAAGCTCGCGGACCGTCGCGAGCGCAGGCCGTTGCTGGTGCTCGGCGGGTACGGCATCGCCGCGGCGGCACGTGCGCTGATCGCGGTCGCGAGTTCAGTCGGCATGGTGATCGGCCTCCGGATGACCGATCGGGTCGGCAAGGGGCTGCGGTCGCCGGGCCGAGATGCGATGCTGGCCGAGGCGGTGCCGGCTGCGCAACGCGGGCGCGCCTTCGGTTTTCATCGTGCGTTTGACCATGGCGGCGCGGTGGTGGGATCGTTGCTCGGGTGGGCGTTGCTGCAGTACGCCGGGCTGACGCCGCGCGCGGTCATCGGTTGGAGTGTGGTACCCGGAGTGCTCGCGATCCTGATGCTCTGGTGGACGCTGCGTGGCCGGGAGGCGCCCGTTGCCGAGGCACCGTTGGCGCCGCCGGTGAGCGGGTCCGCCGAGCGCGCCGCCACGGCCGCGTTCTGGCCACCGATCCTCGCGCTCACTCTGCTGGTCGTGAGCCGCCTCCCCGAGACGCTCCTGCTGCTCCACCTGCAGCAGCACGGCGTCGCGCTGGCGCTGATTCCGCTCGCGTGGGCCGGGCTGCACGTGGTCCGGAGCGCCTCGGCGTATCCGGCGGGGTGGCTGGTGGACCGGGTCGGCGAACGCGGCGTGGTGGTCCTCTCCGGCTCGCTCGCCGCGCTCGGCGCCTGGGCGCTGGGGGAGGCGCGGACGCCGGTCGCGATGATGGCGGTCTTCCTCGCCTTCGGGCTGGTGACCGGGATCGGCGAGCCCGCCGAGAAGAGCACCGTCGCCCGGCTGGCGCCCAAGGGAGCGGGGAGCGCCTTCGGTCAGGCGCAGGCGGTGACCGGCGTCACGTCGCTCGCGGCCGCGCTCCTCTTCGGCATGGTGGTCGACGCCCAAGGGACCGCCGCCGCGCTCTGGCTCTCGGCGGTGGCGGGGGTCGCGGCGACGATCGGCTGGTGGTTGGTCACGGCTCCGCAAAACAAATAA
- a CDS encoding 4Fe-4S dicluster domain-containing protein — protein sequence MAKATEERIVQKRYVRPPGALGEVGFLTACTRCGACAAACPAGSILHVPSSGGLAAATPYLEPARIPCIACPDMPCAVACPTDALTVPPNGWEGQRLGWIEFHPDRCITFEGKECGVCVRSCPVGERALSLDEDGRPVLKVEGCVACGVCVRDCITVPSSFTFHMQGS from the coding sequence GTGGCCAAGGCCACGGAAGAGCGGATCGTCCAGAAGCGCTATGTCCGGCCGCCCGGTGCCCTCGGCGAGGTCGGCTTCCTCACGGCGTGCACCCGATGCGGCGCCTGCGCTGCCGCGTGCCCGGCCGGGTCGATCCTGCATGTGCCGTCCAGCGGCGGACTCGCCGCGGCCACGCCCTATCTCGAGCCGGCGCGGATCCCCTGCATCGCCTGCCCCGACATGCCGTGCGCGGTCGCCTGCCCGACCGATGCGCTGACGGTTCCGCCGAACGGGTGGGAGGGCCAACGGCTCGGCTGGATTGAGTTTCATCCCGATCGCTGCATTACGTTTGAAGGAAAGGAATGCGGGGTCTGCGTCCGCAGTTGCCCTGTCGGGGAACGGGCGCTCTCGCTCGACGAGGACGGCCGCCCCGTGCTCAAGGTCGAGGGCTGCGTCGCCTGCGGCGTCTGCGTCCGCGACTGCATCACCGTCCCATCGTCGTTCACCTTCCACATGCAGGGGTCGTGA
- a CDS encoding cupin, protein MAEVPRRVEKPWGHELIWAHTDRYVGKVLHVKAGHILSCQYHHKKDETMHVFSGELILRTWPHEGAEPVERPFRAGDSVHIPALTIHQIEAVVDSDVLEASTPELDDLVRINDRYGRG, encoded by the coding sequence ATGGCCGAAGTGCCGCGGCGGGTCGAGAAACCATGGGGCCACGAGCTCATCTGGGCGCACACCGACCGGTACGTGGGCAAGGTGCTCCACGTGAAGGCGGGGCACATTCTCTCCTGCCAGTACCATCACAAGAAGGACGAGACGATGCACGTCTTCTCCGGGGAGCTGATTCTCCGGACCTGGCCGCACGAGGGGGCGGAGCCGGTCGAGCGGCCGTTCCGCGCCGGCGACTCGGTGCACATCCCCGCGCTCACCATTCACCAGATCGAAGCCGTCGTCGACAGCGACGTGCTCGAGGCCTCCACGCCGGAGCTCGACGACCTGGTACGCATCAACGACCGCTACGGACGAGGCTGA